A genome region from Salvia splendens isolate huo1 chromosome 19, SspV2, whole genome shotgun sequence includes the following:
- the LOC121780029 gene encoding E3 ubiquitin-protein ligase RGLG2-like gives MGNKSSSPRAEGSWRQASTTRSSSSSGWQHDYGQATFSQYAQNYPKQNQPSRTGSTSSGWQHDDGVNTGSSNSRYDDQGPPVAYPYPAPSAGYPPVEQFYASPQDYAPPSPAPAPYRMPAPQVHAPQKRLDKRYSRIADNYRSLEEVTEALARAGLESSNLIIGIDFTKSNEWTGKKSYNNLSLHHIGGGLNPYEQAITIVGKTLAAFDDDNLIPCYGFGDASTHDQDVFSFYPDGRNCNGFEEVLRRYRELVPNLKLAGPTSFAPIIEMAMTVVEQNRGQYHVLVIIADGQVTRSVDTEHGQLSPQEQKTVQAIVEASQLPLSIILVGVGDGPWDTMKEFDDNIPAREFDNFQFVNFTEIMAKNTHQTRKETEFALSALMEIPTQYKATMELNLLGRRKGNVPERIALPPPVYGAAAFGGNSKPSPSPADAYQYSSSSYYDYTAPPAPSPPAPSSNYEHQICPICLSNPKDMAFGCGHQTCCECGQELQLCPICRSRIDTRIKLY, from the exons ATGGGAAACAAGAGCTCGAGCCCTAGAGCCGAGGGGAGTTGGAGGCAAGCTTCAACGACCCGGTCTAGCTCTTCGTCTGGATGGCAGCACGATTATGGTCAGGCGACGTTTTCGCAGTATGCACAAAATTATCCTAAGCAGAACCAACCGTCAAGAACGGGTTCTACTTCATCAGGGTGGCAGCATGATGATGGCGTAAACACTGGATCGTCGAATTCACGATATGATGATCAGGGCCCACCTGTGGCGTATCCATATCCAGCACCATCAGCAGGATATCCGCCTGTGGAGCAGTTCTACGCTTCGCCCCAAGATTATGCGCCTCCATCACCTGCCCCGGCCCCATACCGTATGCCTGCTCCTCAAGTGCATGCGCCACAAAAGAGGCTTGATAAGAGGTATTCGAGGATTGCTGACAACTATCGTTCGTTAGAGGAG GTTACCGAAGCTCTTGCACGAGCTGGCCTCGAGTCTTCAAACCTGATTATCGGGATTGATTTTACTAAGAGCAATGAATGGACTG GCAAGAAATCATATAACAACCTAAGCTTACATCACATTGGCGGTGGTCTGAATCCCTACGAACAAGCCATAACCATTGTAGGGAAAACCTTGGCAGCTTTTGATGACGACAATTTGATCCCTTGTTACGGGTTCGGAGATG CGTCAACTCATGATCAAGACGTATTTAGTTTTTATCCCGATGGAAGGAATTGCAATGGATTCGAGGAAGTTCTGCGCCGTTACAGGGAACTTGTTCCGAACCTGAAGCTGGCAG GGCCTACATCATTTGCACCAATAATCGAAATGGCTATGACTGTTGTCGAGCAGAATCGGGGCCAGTACCATGTTTTAGTGATTATTGCAGATGGGCAG GTCACGAGAAGTGTTGATACCGAACACGGTCAGTTGAGTCCACAGGAGCAGAAAACTGTTCAAGCAATAGTCGAAGCAAG CCAGTTGCCTCTATCAATTATTTTGGTCGGGGTTGGAGACGGCCCTTGGGATACAATGAAGGAATTCGACGACAATATCCCTGCAAGGGAGTTCGATAACTTCCAG TTTGTCAACTTCACGGAGATTATGGCTAAAAATACGCACCAAACTCGAAAAGAAACGGAGTTTGCTCTTTCAGCGTTGATGGAAATCCCTACTCAATATAAAGCAACGATGGAGCTTAATCTGTTGGG TCGAAGGAAAGGGAACGTTCCGGAGAGAATTGCACTTCCTCCTCCCGTCTATGGCGCAGCAGCATTTGGCGGAAATTCAAAGCCCTCGCCCTCGCCAGCAGATGCTTATCAGTACAGCTCTAGTTCGTACTATGACTACACTGCTCCTCCGGCTCCATCTCCTCCCGCTCCGTCTTCTAACTACGAACACCAG ATTTGTCCCATATGCCTCAGTAATCCGAAGGACATGGCGTTTGGCTGCGGCCATCAG ACATGTTGCGAGTGTGGACAAGAGCTTCAGCTATGCCCGATTTGCAGGAGTCGAATAGACACGAGAATAAAGCTTTACTGA
- the LOC121778133 gene encoding WD repeat-containing protein 74-like, with protein MPRTTTVESSSCPPLRALTFDVLGLIKVVEARGGQNGDAAKVVERWGEPDASKCVLSASILDRESHPLIGIARKSGSVEIISAINGDLQVQIPDLCQPEDDSIVGVHLLQKHKSDSSSRSCTLLASTTKGHVRMESVKLGKTPAKSVRDPSPTVWNVCGSGNILCSKVSEDENHALFGGKGIEVNLWDLHKLEKIWTAKSPPKDSLGIFTPTWFTCATFLSKDDHRKFVAGTNSHQVRLYDISAQRRPVISIDFRETAIKAVSEDIDGNTIYVGNGSGDLATFDIRTGKLLGCFTGKCAGSIRAIARHPELPVIASCGLDSYLRIWDVQTRQLLSAVYLKQHLTSVVFDSHFRSEAPAPQVETAAEEDKADATPVKRKKELRGTRKAKSKSSKRSKCEED; from the exons ATGCCGCGTACAACGACAGTGGAGAGTTCCAGCTGCCCTCCACTACGAGCCCTAACCTTTGACGTTCTCGGCCTCATCAAAG TTGTAGAGGCGCGTGGGGGGCAGAATGGAGATGCTGCTAAAGTGGTGGAACGATGGGGCGAGCCGGACGCCTCCAAATGTGTGCTTTCAGCTTCAATTCTTGACCGAGAGTCTCATCCG CTGATCGGTATTGCAAGGAAATCCGGATCT GTTGAAATTATTAGTGCTATAAATGGGGATCTTCAAGTTCAAATTCCGGATCTATGTCAGCCTGAGGATGACTCCATTGTTGGAGTGCATTTGTTACAAAAGCATAAATCAGACTCGTCGTCTAG GTCATGCACACTGCTCGCCTCTACAACTAAAGGACACGTGAGAATGGAATCTGTTAAATTAGGCAAAACTCCAGCAAAATCTGTTCGTGACCCTTCTCCAACAGTGTGGAATGTATGTGGATCGGGTAATATTTTGTGCTCAAAAGTGAGTGAAGATGAAAACCATGCCTTGTTCGGAGG GAAGGGCATTGAGGTTAACTTATGGGATCTTCACAAACTCGAGAAGATCTGGACTGCGAAATCC CCCCCTAAAGACAGCCTTGGAATTTTCACACCAACTTGGTTTACATGTGCAACCTTTTTGAGTAAAGACGATCATAGAAAATTTGTTGCCGGGACCAACTCTCATCAG GTTCGGCTCTATGATATCTCTGCTCAGAGAAGGCCTGTGATTTCAATTGATTTCAGAGAAACCGCCATCAAGGCTGTTTCCGAAGATATTGATGGAAACACAATATATGTAGGAAATGGCTCAGGCGACCTTGCTACCTTTGATATTCGTACAG GGAAACTTCTTGGATGCTTCACCGGGAAATGTGCCGGAAGTATAAGAGCCATTGCTAGGCACCCTGAGCTACCTGTGATTGCGTCCTGTG GGCTCGATAGCTACTTGCGAATTTGGGATGTACAGACGCGACAGCTTCTCTCAGCG GTTTACTTAAAACAACATCTCACAAGTGTTGTCTTTGATTCCCATTTTCGTAGCGAGG CTCCTGCACCACAAGTCGAAACTGCAGCAGAAGAAGATAAAGCAGATGCAACACCAGTGAAACGGAAGAAGGAGCTTCGCGGAACTAGGAAGGCGAAATCGAAGAGTAGCAAGAGGTCGAAATGCGAAGAAGATTGA
- the LOC121779271 gene encoding uncharacterized membrane protein At3g27390-like: MFQLDSPLVLCLRNGGMQVLGENGIMMFPVVFLVITFGISVIILGLFAYSLLSYLLLCFEHEAIWSRIEARALHLHSHLCNSMPPVGIACAVFGGAAYGLLAPMFATFQAIEEGKRTNSITDGICSTLKGSFTIIRDFLDVCLFSYFSIMDELRHQGPAEGKYYEIRLIYVPQALIAGVLGAFVDFPGWHRLFHDCIGREWPFLETICMPFAGLAILLWPLAVVGAVLGSMVSSIFLGAYAAVIVYQERSFWYGLCYIVASVSIYDEYSNDILDMPEGPRYRKKSKMPPSHTNSSASISRPSSFTKAPS, translated from the exons ATGTTTCAGTTAGATTCACCACTGGTTTTATGCTTGAGAAATGGTGGTATGCAAGTGTTAGGTGAAAATG GTATTATGATGTTCCCGGTGGTGTTTCTTGTTATCACGTTCGGAATCTCTGTGATAATACTCGGTCTTTTTGCCTATTCACTGCTTTCATACCTATTATTGTGTTTTGAG CACGAAGCAATTTGGTCCCGGATTGAAGCTCGTGCTCTGCATTTGCATTCCCATCTTTGTAATAGCATGCCCCCCGTTGGAATTGCCTGTGCCGTCTTTGGTGGTGCAGCGTACGGCCTGCTTGCACCGATGTTTGCCACGTTCCAGGCAATCGAGGAAGGGAAACGGACAAATTCTATCACT GATGGAATTTGTAGCACTCTGAAAGGAAGCTTCACTATTATCCGAGACTTCTTAGACGtttgtttattttcttatttctcGATTATGGATGAGCTACGACATCAAGGACCTGCAGAGGGGAAATACTACGAGATCAG ATTGATTTACGTTCCCCAAGCTCTAATAGCTGGGGTGCTCGGTGCATTTGTCGATTTTCCC GGCTGGCATCGCTTGTTTCACGATTGCATCGGACGTGAATGGCCATTCTTGGAGACTATTTGCATGCCATTCGCTGGTCTGGCCATTCTACTCTGGCCGTTGGCGGTTGTCGGGGCCGTGTTGGGCTCCATGGTGTCGAGCATCTTCTTGGGCGCTTACGCTGCTGTGATCGTCTATCAG GAGAGGTCTTTCTGGTATGGATTGTGTTATATTGTTGCTTCGGTTTCTATTTACGACGAATACAGCAACGATATCCTTGACATGCCTGAAGG ACCACGTTATAGAAAGAAATCGAAGATGCCTCCATCGCACACTAACTCATCCGCTTCTATTTCACGGCCGAGTTCTTTCACAAAGGCGCCCTCATGA
- the LOC121778485 gene encoding BAG family molecular chaperone regulator 3-like: MVKLRSKRFSKSSTKLGGGVSPAAAGSGGEIKWELRPGGMLVQKRESQENGGAGEETMITIRVSTVSKWHDLSIQATSTFGELKILLSIITKLEPHEQRLLFKGKERDDDEHLHMVGVRDKDKVLMLEDPAIKEGKLLGLTRTRIIGGPPYCPISV; this comes from the exons ATGGTGAAATTAAGATCAAAGCGATTCTCCAAAAGCAGCACTAAGCTTGGCGGCGGAGTAAGCCCCGCCGCCGCCGGCAGCGGCGGAGAAATCAAATGGGAACTCAGGCCCGGCGGCATGCTTGTTCAGAAAAGAGAAAGTCAAGAAAACGGCGGCGCCGGCGAAGAGACGATGATCACCATTAGAGTCTCGACCGTCTCTAAATGGCACGATTTGTCAATCCAAGCCACTTCCACATTTG GGGAATTAAAGATTCTATTATCAATAATCACCAAATTGGAACCCCATGAGCAAAGATTACTATTCAAAGGGAAAGAGAGAGATGATGATGAACACTTGCACATGGTTGGTGTAAGAGATAAGGATAAAGTGCTCATGTTAGAAGATCCGGCTATCAAAGAAGGCAAGCTACTCGGGTTGACCCGGACCCGGATCATCGGAGGCCCGCCTTATTGCCCAATTAGTGTCTAA
- the LOC121778266 gene encoding uncharacterized protein LOC121778266, giving the protein MASEAAHDNPDEWELINDDGFVYKRKKRPRLEPAAAAPPPPDPAAERKHRLERRKRALLKLKERYLEEISRWELLSNTLTAMEQNATKQSMELPTTSSDGASSSGEISAADSSRRRLVGDLLAQVEAQEAIITDLSNLCDVAEGLCSAQEGRFKQKLIDLPIWDPSPEELMKALGDG; this is encoded by the exons ATGGCGAGCGAAGCTGCCCACGACAATCCCGACGAATGGGAGCTCATAAACGACGACGGCTTCGTCTACAAGCGCAAGAAGCGCCCCCGCCTCGAACCCGCCGCCGCAGCTCCTCCGCCGCCGGATCCGGCGGCGGAGCGGAAGCACCGCCTCGAGCGGCGGAAGAGGGCCTTGCTGAAGTTGAAAGAGAGGTACCTGGAAGAGATCAGCCGCTGGGAACTTTTGTCGAACACGTTGACTGCAATGGAGCAGAATGCTACGAAACAGTCGATGGAGCTTCCCACGACTTCTTCTGATGGGGCTTCTAGCTCCGGCGAGATTTCGGCGGCGGATTCATCTCGACGGAGACTCGTCGGTGACCTTCTCGCTCAG GTTGAAGCACAGGAGGCTATAATTACGGATTTATCGAATTTGTGCGATGTAGCTGAAGGGCTGTGCAGTGCACAGGAGGGGAGATTCAAGCAGAAGCTAATAGACCTACCGATTTGGGATCCGTCGCCGGAAGAGCTCATGAAAGCATTAGGTGATGGATGA